In Ipomoea triloba cultivar NCNSP0323 chromosome 15, ASM357664v1, one genomic interval encodes:
- the LOC116005821 gene encoding uncharacterized protein LOC116005821, which translates to MDVGALELSCAVLSLDEEDAGGLDAPITDQASGSVIYFELVGRFLTQRAIKFEHMQQVMASVWQPVMGVRIVSLEDNLFVFQFPHRRDMQRVIDEGPWSFENNTLVCKLVPPSVRPEAVVLDSIDYWVQIHDLPTMFTSAEFIEQIGNYVGVFKFADPNNFGGTWRSFIRVRISLHLSEPLKRRMKLRMRDGTFQWILFKYERLTTFCFCCGLIGHSERFCRKVYEQGIEPKDYPYGAWLRAGVRRPPKPVGAKWLLADLPNTPSCVPSTPAIPSSQSGQVEEGVVLHGDLKRSREGDCEEA; encoded by the coding sequence ATGGACGTCGGAGCGCTAGAGTTAAGTTGTGCTGTTTTGTCGCTAGATGAAGAAGACGCCGGAGGTCTGGATGCACCTATTACTGATCAAGCTAGTGGGAGTGTTATATATTTTGAACTGGTAGGTCGTTTTCTCACACAGCGGGCTATAAAGTTTGAGCACATGCAACAAGTTATGGCATCAGTTTGGCAACCTGTTATGGGTGTCCGGATTGTGTCTCTTGAAGACAATCTTTTTGTGTTTCAATTCCCCCATCGACGTGATATGCAGAGAGTCATTGACGAAGGACCGTGGTCTTTCGAGAATAACACGTTGGTTTGCAAACTTGTTCCTCCTAGTGTGAGACCTGAAGCAGTTGTCCTGGATTCCATTGATTATTGGGTCCAGATTCACGATCTGCCTACTATGTTCACTAGTGCGGAGTTCATCGAGCAGATCGGGAATTATGTGGGTGTTTTCAAATTTGCTGATCCAAATAATTTTGGTGGAACGTGGAGAAGCTTTATCCGCGTAAGGATTTCTCTGCATTTGTCTGAGCCTTTAAAGCGTAGAATGAAATTACGCATGCGTGATGGTACTTTCCAGTGGATCTTGTTTAAGTATGAACGACTGACAACTTTTTGCTTTTGTTGCGGATTGATTGGGCATTCTGAACGTTTCTGTCGAAAGGTTTATGAGCAAGGAATTGAGCCTAAGGATTACCCGTATGGAGCATGGCTGCGGGCAGGAGTTCGTCGGCCTCCTAAGCCGGTTGGGGCTAAGTGGCTTCTTGCGGATTTGCCGAATACGCCTTCATGTGTGCCATCCACCCCTGCGATTCCCTCTAGTCAGTCTGGTCAGGTTGAGGAAGGGGTTGTGTTGCATGGTGATCTTAAACGCAGTCGAGAGGGTGACTGCGAAGAAGCTTAG
- the LOC116005823 gene encoding uncharacterized protein LOC116005823 — protein sequence MSTLSWNCRGLGNPRTVREVVDLVSRKKPEFVFLMETKVNREHAERLRVKIGFEGLFYVDSVGRSGGLALLWRRNNTARLLSFSNNHVDIEVCVTGLGLWRMTGFCGFPKRSRRNAAWDLLKTLTGRSLLPWVVLGDFNDLLFQHEKRGGNPHPDSILCGFGETLDSCGQFQLPMQGHQFTWSRGKGTQEWMEKRLDKVLARVDWCESLPAANVTNILTRNSDHFALFLGVKESGGLSADMRRQFRFEMAWVHDEGCRQQIEIAWQEGRGNGLMDCLQYCARKLQSWGGEHFHKFGKKIRRLKKEQAGLHGRLDTESLTKFQHLEAELYASARKKKNTLTRLKNNSGLWIEDDELNIAVLDYFREIFTSSGSVSSMDPFVASIVPRVSQEQNEVLLRPFKLEEVKAVLFSMFPDKAPGPDGMNPGFYQHYWDVVGGDVSAFVLSCLNSCSFPNGLNNTNVVLIPKKS from the exons ATGAGTACGTTaagttggaactgtcgtggcttgggcaatccacgtACAGTTCGTGAAGTTGTGGACTTAGTGTCCCGTAAGAAGCCTGAGTTTGTCTTCCTCATGGAGACTAAGGTTAACCGGGAGCATGCAGAGCGACTCCGGGTTAAGATTGGGTTTGAAGGTTTGTTTTACGTTGATTCCGTTGGTCGCAGTGGTGGTCTAGCTTTACTATGGAGGAGAAACAATACTGCCAGGTTGTTGAGCTTCTCCAATAACCATGTTGATATTGAAGTCTGTGTGACAGGTTTAGGGCTTTGGAGAATGACTGGGTTTTGTGGATTCCCGAAGCGGAGTCGTAGGAATGCTGCTTGGGATCTGTTGAAAACTTTAACAGGGAGATCACTGCTGCCTTGGGTTGTTCTGGGAGATTTCAATGATCTCCTGTTTCAGCATGAGAAGAGGGGTGGGAATCCACATCCAGATAGTATTCTTTGCGGTTTTGGGGAGACTCTGGATTCTTGTGGTCAGTTTCAGTTACCCATGCAGGGCCATCAGTTTACTTGGAGTAGGGGAAAGGGCACTCAGGAGTGGATGGAAAAGAGGCTAGACAAAGTTTTAGCTCGTGTTGATTGGTGTGAATCCCTACCAGCTGCAAATGTCACTAATATTCTGACCCGCAACTCTGATCATTTTGCCCTCTTCTTGGGGGTGAAGGAGTCTGGGGGCTTGTCGGCTGACATGCGCAGACAGTTCAGATTTGAGATGGCTTGGGTACATGATGAAGGATGTAGGCAACAGATTGAAATTGCGTGGCAAGAGGGAAGGGGTAACGGATTGATGGATTGCCTACAATACTGTGCCAGAAAGCTCCAGAGTTGGGGTGGTGAGCATTTTCacaagtttggaaaaaaaatcaggCGATTGAAGAAGGAACAGGCTGGGCTACATGGCCGTCTTGATACTGAGTCTTTGACCAAATTTCAGCACTTGGAGGCTGAATT GTATGCTTCTGCTCGTAAAAAGAAGAATACTTTAACtcgtttaaaaaataattctgGCTTGTGGATTGAGGATGATGAGTTAAACATTGCTGTACTTGATTATTTTCGTGAGATTTTTACATCTTCTGGTTCTGTTTCTTCGATGGATCCCTTTGTTGCATCTATTGTGCCACGAGTTAGTCAAGAACAGAATGAAGTCCTATTAAGGCCTTTCAAGTTGGAGGAAGTAAAGGCAGTCTTGTTTTCTATGTTCCCAGATAAGGCACCAGGTCCTGATGGAATGAATCCGGGATTCTATCAGCATTATTGGGATGTGGTGGGAGGGGATGTCTCGGCATTTGTGCTTAGTTGCCTGAATAGTTGTTCCTTTCCGAATGGCTTGAACAATACCAATGTAGTCCTAATCCCCAAGAAGAGTTGA